A genomic segment from Mustela lutreola isolate mMusLut2 chromosome 15, mMusLut2.pri, whole genome shotgun sequence encodes:
- the GPR142 gene encoding probable G-protein coupled receptor 142 isoform X2 yields the protein MAVGQARSWKAIGQKSRISPLVWLVSSLSSTTAPCWAWGCLGAVLARQVPQAVVRSANILEFAASHASVWIAVLLTVDRYSALCHPLQHRATSSPGRTRRSIATVLSVSVLTGIPFYWWLDVWRDADPPSMLDEVLKWAHCLTVYFIPCGVFLITNSAIICRLRRRSPSGQQPRVGKSTAILLGVTTLFALLWAPRIFVMLYHLYVAPVHRDWRVHLALDVANMAAMLNTAVNFGLYCFVSKTFRATVREVFHDAHLPCTLGSRPEGLMVGPALRPPGLPKGAGP from the exons ATGGCAGTGGGCCAAGCCAGGAGCTGGAAGGCCATTGGCCAGAAATCCCGGATCAGTCCCCTTGTGTGGCTGGTATCATCCCTGTCATCTACTACAGCGCCCTGCTGGGCCTGGGGCTGCCTG GGGGCGGTGCTGGCCCGGCAGGTGCCCCAGGCTGTGGTGCGCTCCGCTAACATCCTGGAATTCGCCGCCAGTCATGCCTCAGTCTGGATTGCTGTCCTGCTCACCGTGGACCGCTACAGCGCCCTGTGCCACCCCCTGCAGCACCGGGCCACCTCGTCCCCAGGCCGGACCCGCCGGTCCATCGCCACTGTCCTCAGTGTCTCTGTGCTGACCGGCATCCCCTTCTACTGGTGGCTGGACGTGTGGAGGGACGCGGACCCCCCCAGCATGCTGGATGAGGTCCTCAAGTGGGCTCACTGCCTCACGGTCTATTTTATCCCTTGTGGCGTCTTTCTGATCACCAACTCGGCCATCATCTGTCGGCTACGGAGGCGGAGCCCGAGTGGGCAGCAGCCCCGGGTGGGCAAGAGCACAGCCATCCTCCTGGGCGTCACCACACTCTTCGCCCTCCTTTGGGCTCCCCGGATCTTCGTCATGCTCTACCACCTGTATGTGGCCCCCGTCCACCGGGACTGGAGGGTCCACCTGGCCTTGGACGTGGCCAACATGGCGGCCATGCTCAACACCGCGGTCAACTTTGGCCTCTACTGCTTTGTCAGCAAGACTTTCCGGGCCACCGTCCGAGAGGTGTTCCATGACGCCCACCTGCCCTGCACGCTGGGGTCACGGCCAGAAGGCCTGATGGTGGGCCCTGCCTTAAGGCCCCCAGGACTTCCCAAAGGGGCAGGACCATAG
- the GPR142 gene encoding probable G-protein coupled receptor 142 isoform X1 — protein MTLEGQEAAGPPRATPLPTVNGSGPSQELEGHWPEIPDQSPCVAGIIPVIYYSALLGLGLPVNLLTTVALARLATRTRKPSYYYLLALTASDIVTQVVIVFMGFLLQGAVLARQVPQAVVRSANILEFAASHASVWIAVLLTVDRYSALCHPLQHRATSSPGRTRRSIATVLSVSVLTGIPFYWWLDVWRDADPPSMLDEVLKWAHCLTVYFIPCGVFLITNSAIICRLRRRSPSGQQPRVGKSTAILLGVTTLFALLWAPRIFVMLYHLYVAPVHRDWRVHLALDVANMAAMLNTAVNFGLYCFVSKTFRATVREVFHDAHLPCTLGSRPEGLMVGPALRPPGLPKGAGP, from the exons ATGACGCTtgaggggcaggaggcag CTGGCCCACCACGAGCGACCCCGTTGCCCACAGTCAATGGCAGTGGGCCAAGCCAGGAGCTGGAAGGCCATTGGCCAGAAATCCCGGATCAGTCCCCTTGTGTGGCTGGTATCATCCCTGTCATCTACTACAGCGCCCTGCTGGGCCTGGGGCTGCCTG TCAACCTCCTGACCACAGTGGCCTTGGCCCGGCTGGCCACCAGGACCAGGAAGCCCTCCTACTATTACCTTCTGGCACTCACGGCCTCAGATATCGTCACCCAGGTGGTCATCGTGTTCATGGGTTTCCTCCTGCAGGGGGCGGTGCTGGCCCGGCAGGTGCCCCAGGCTGTGGTGCGCTCCGCTAACATCCTGGAATTCGCCGCCAGTCATGCCTCAGTCTGGATTGCTGTCCTGCTCACCGTGGACCGCTACAGCGCCCTGTGCCACCCCCTGCAGCACCGGGCCACCTCGTCCCCAGGCCGGACCCGCCGGTCCATCGCCACTGTCCTCAGTGTCTCTGTGCTGACCGGCATCCCCTTCTACTGGTGGCTGGACGTGTGGAGGGACGCGGACCCCCCCAGCATGCTGGATGAGGTCCTCAAGTGGGCTCACTGCCTCACGGTCTATTTTATCCCTTGTGGCGTCTTTCTGATCACCAACTCGGCCATCATCTGTCGGCTACGGAGGCGGAGCCCGAGTGGGCAGCAGCCCCGGGTGGGCAAGAGCACAGCCATCCTCCTGGGCGTCACCACACTCTTCGCCCTCCTTTGGGCTCCCCGGATCTTCGTCATGCTCTACCACCTGTATGTGGCCCCCGTCCACCGGGACTGGAGGGTCCACCTGGCCTTGGACGTGGCCAACATGGCGGCCATGCTCAACACCGCGGTCAACTTTGGCCTCTACTGCTTTGTCAGCAAGACTTTCCGGGCCACCGTCCGAGAGGTGTTCCATGACGCCCACCTGCCCTGCACGCTGGGGTCACGGCCAGAAGGCCTGATGGTGGGCCCTGCCTTAAGGCCCCCAGGACTTCCCAAAGGGGCAGGACCATAG